A stretch of Aerococcus urinaehominis DNA encodes these proteins:
- a CDS encoding amidohydrolase family protein: MKKKFVNAVIYKHPEASEILVEDGKFVAFGQNLGQADQTIDLKGRFVLPPYVDAHLHLDYYFTGQDDKVKNETGTLFEAIDLWNDYKKGTTKEEMKERIRQAVKDVAGYGTQYIRAQTDCTDPNLTGIKAALEVRDELKDNITIQVVAFPQNGMYSFEEEGKTGRDLVEEALQLGADCVGGIPHNEWSRQDGYKSIEEIVRLAIKYDKLIDVHCDETDDDQARFLELLNAEAMKQGYGQSTTASHTCSFGSVNDAYAFRMMGLFRQSGLNFVSCPTENLFLQGRQDTYPKRRGLTRVKEFVDNDINVAFGQDSIVDLWYPAGSGNMMNILDNGIHASQLMREEDFDRNFDLVTYNGAQLMQVDDAYGLDEGKPANFIVLDAESAYDAQRRRVECLASVRNGEYLFEKELPSYATELDIDRKTK; the protein is encoded by the coding sequence ATGAAGAAAAAATTTGTTAATGCAGTGATTTACAAACACCCAGAAGCCAGTGAAATCCTGGTTGAAGATGGTAAATTTGTCGCTTTTGGTCAGAACTTGGGCCAAGCTGATCAAACCATTGATCTTAAAGGTCGCTTCGTATTACCCCCATATGTTGATGCTCACCTACATTTAGACTATTATTTTACCGGTCAGGATGACAAGGTCAAAAATGAAACAGGTACGCTTTTTGAAGCCATTGACCTCTGGAATGACTATAAAAAGGGTACGACTAAAGAAGAGATGAAAGAGCGTATCCGTCAAGCTGTTAAGGATGTAGCTGGATATGGTACCCAATATATTCGGGCTCAAACTGACTGTACTGATCCTAACCTAACTGGTATTAAGGCCGCCTTGGAAGTTCGCGATGAATTGAAGGATAATATCACAATTCAAGTGGTCGCCTTCCCTCAAAATGGCATGTATTCTTTTGAAGAAGAGGGCAAAACTGGCCGTGACCTAGTTGAAGAAGCCCTGCAATTAGGTGCTGATTGTGTCGGTGGTATCCCACATAATGAATGGTCCCGTCAAGATGGCTACAAATCAATTGAAGAAATTGTGCGCCTAGCTATCAAATATGATAAATTAATTGATGTCCACTGTGACGAAACCGATGATGACCAAGCTCGCTTCCTAGAATTATTAAATGCAGAAGCTATGAAACAAGGCTACGGACAATCCACCACTGCCTCTCATACCTGTTCATTTGGCTCAGTTAATGATGCTTATGCCTTCCGAATGATGGGTCTATTCCGTCAATCAGGACTTAATTTTGTCTCTTGCCCAACTGAAAACCTCTTCTTACAAGGCCGTCAAGATACCTATCCTAAGCGTCGTGGCCTAACTCGAGTTAAAGAATTTGTTGATAATGACATTAATGTTGCCTTTGGTCAGGACTCGATTGTTGACCTCTGGTATCCTGCTGGTTCTGGCAATATGATGAACATTTTAGACAATGGGATTCACGCCAGTCAATTGATGCGTGAAGAAGACTTTGACCGTAACTTTGACTTAGTGACTTATAATGGTGCCCAACTTATGCAAGTTGATGATGCGTATGGCTTAGACGAAGGTAAGCCGGCTAACTTTATTGTACTTGATGCTGAGTCAGCCTACGATGCCCAGCGTCGACGCGTGGAATGTCTCGCTTCAGTCCGCAATGGCGAGTATCTCTTTGAAAAAGAATTACCTAGCTATGCTACTGAATTAGACATCGATCGTAAAACAAAATAG
- a CDS encoding aldo/keto reductase, producing MEYYQTYDGLQLPKIGLGTFKLKGQAGIEAITAAIDLGYRYIDTAYNYENEGTVGQAIRQAGVDRDDLIVASKLPGRYQRYNDTLTTIQESLLRAGLDYFDVYLIHWPNPKQGLYLEAWQAMIEAQKRGYIKELGTSNFLPEYIDHLVAETGVKPIVNQVERHPYFHQDQQIAYDQSQGIITQSWTPLGRANEKAEVSIFELPELQAIAAKHQKSIGQVVLRWQVQTGTMPIPKSSNPARLAENLAVFDFELDQDDLDLIKSYDSPVGRLSAQNPASYEEF from the coding sequence ATGGAATATTATCAAACTTATGACGGTTTACAGCTACCAAAAATTGGTTTAGGAACTTTTAAACTAAAGGGACAAGCTGGTATTGAAGCCATTACTGCTGCAATTGATTTGGGTTATCGCTATATTGATACGGCTTATAATTATGAAAATGAGGGTACGGTAGGTCAGGCAATCCGCCAAGCTGGTGTTGACCGGGATGACTTGATTGTGGCGTCTAAGTTACCAGGTCGTTACCAGCGTTATAACGATACTCTAACGACCATTCAGGAATCCCTTTTACGGGCTGGCCTTGATTACTTCGATGTCTATCTGATCCACTGGCCTAATCCCAAACAAGGACTGTATTTGGAAGCTTGGCAAGCTATGATTGAAGCCCAAAAACGCGGCTATATTAAGGAATTAGGGACCTCAAATTTTTTACCTGAATATATTGATCACTTAGTTGCAGAGACTGGTGTAAAACCGATTGTTAACCAGGTTGAGCGCCATCCTTATTTTCATCAAGACCAACAAATTGCTTACGATCAATCTCAAGGAATTATTACCCAGTCTTGGACACCTTTAGGCCGGGCTAATGAAAAAGCTGAAGTTTCTATTTTTGAATTACCTGAACTGCAAGCAATTGCTGCTAAGCATCAAAAGTCGATTGGTCAAGTCGTGCTGCGCTGGCAAGTACAAACTGGGACCATGCCCATTCCTAAATCATCTAATCCAGCGCGTCTGGCTGAAAACTTAGCAGTTTTTGATTTTGAACTTGACCAAGACGACCTTGATTTAATTAAAAGCTATGATAGCCCAGTTGGTCGCTTATCAGCTCAAAATCCAGCTAGCTATGAAGAATTTTAA
- a CDS encoding class I SAM-dependent methyltransferase, translated as MQALNHFMVNRHWDKRLGIDTRGYIDLPKKHQDLGTRTESTDYLVLEEIFTSYQPGANSHLVDFGCGKGRVLFYIHYKFGIPATGIEINPITLDALAGNLVGYQRKMGGQLAIDYFAGDGREYQIKSQQNLFYFFNPFSLPVFQRVLFNIQTSYWQSPRPIDMLVYYPLEEIQDWLNQQDWLMIKDIINLKTGSDPEDYVVIYQFV; from the coding sequence ATGCAAGCTTTGAATCATTTTATGGTCAACCGCCACTGGGACAAGCGCTTGGGAATTGATACCCGAGGCTATATTGACCTACCTAAAAAGCACCAAGATTTAGGCACTAGGACTGAATCGACCGACTATCTTGTTTTAGAAGAAATTTTCACCAGCTATCAACCAGGCGCTAATAGTCACCTGGTTGATTTTGGTTGTGGCAAGGGTCGGGTCCTGTTCTATATTCATTATAAATTTGGTATACCAGCTACAGGCATTGAAATTAATCCCATAACCTTAGATGCCTTGGCTGGCAACCTGGTAGGCTACCAAAGGAAAATGGGCGGGCAGCTTGCTATCGATTATTTTGCAGGTGATGGCCGTGAATATCAGATTAAGAGCCAGCAAAACCTATTTTATTTTTTTAATCCATTTAGTCTGCCAGTCTTCCAAAGAGTGTTGTTCAATATCCAGACCTCCTACTGGCAAAGTCCACGCCCAATTGACATGTTGGTCTATTACCCCCTTGAAGAGATTCAGGATTGGTTAAACCAGCAAGATTGGCTAATGATCAAGGACATCATTAATCTAAAAACCGGTTCTGACCCAGAGGATTATGTGGTGATTTACCAGTTTGTCTAA
- a CDS encoding TrkH family potassium uptake protein, with the protein MVLGLLMIPSVAVSLYFDNSHRVVLSFLIAMVLCWAAGAAISFRPLKNSDFFAKEGLALVSLSWMVIALFGALPFYISGAVPSYIDALFESVSGFTTTGASVLGSSLTALPEGLLFWRSFTLMVGGMGMLIFILYILPNLGAKGVYIMRAELPGPVFGKVESRVSSTIYILYIIYLLMTVAMTILLRLGGVAWFEAMLLAMGASGTGGFNVHANSIAYYDSTYIELVLTAGMFIFGMNFNFFYLIYEGKWRQVLKNEEFKWYVGIVLACVALIMLNVWPQYQDLTTWFTDVIFNVSSVMSTTAYTNMDLTVWPVFSQIILLFLMFSGAMSGSTTSGLKVARVAIFIKAIYREVHRLISPSRVVPLTFDGKVITKGVLYSVCFYLITYLGVFLTLMLVLSLDVDTFASAFNATIATLSNIGGSLDLLGPADDYALLSKTSKLVMCLGMIMGRLEIYPVLILFSRRTWQQT; encoded by the coding sequence ATGGTTTTGGGCTTACTCATGATCCCTTCTGTGGCGGTATCTCTCTACTTCGATAATTCTCATCGGGTGGTCCTATCATTCTTAATAGCCATGGTTTTATGTTGGGCAGCCGGTGCTGCTATATCTTTTCGTCCTCTTAAAAACTCAGATTTTTTTGCTAAAGAGGGTTTAGCCTTAGTTTCACTATCTTGGATGGTGATTGCTTTATTTGGGGCTTTACCCTTTTATATATCAGGTGCTGTGCCGTCCTATATTGATGCCCTCTTTGAATCGGTATCTGGATTTACGACAACCGGGGCCTCCGTCCTAGGTTCTAGCTTAACCGCCCTACCTGAAGGCCTGTTATTTTGGCGGTCATTTACTTTAATGGTAGGTGGGATGGGGATGCTAATTTTTATCCTCTATATCCTACCTAATTTAGGAGCAAAAGGCGTTTATATTATGCGCGCTGAGCTACCAGGACCAGTTTTTGGTAAGGTGGAATCGCGGGTGTCTTCTACTATATATATTCTCTATATTATTTATTTGTTAATGACTGTCGCAATGACTATTTTGCTTAGACTGGGTGGGGTCGCCTGGTTTGAAGCCATGCTATTAGCCATGGGGGCCTCTGGTACTGGTGGCTTTAATGTCCATGCCAATTCAATTGCTTATTATGACTCCACATATATTGAATTAGTACTGACAGCTGGCATGTTCATTTTTGGTATGAATTTTAACTTTTTCTATTTAATTTACGAAGGTAAATGGCGGCAAGTGTTAAAGAATGAGGAATTCAAGTGGTATGTGGGCATTGTTTTGGCTTGTGTGGCCTTGATTATGCTTAATGTCTGGCCCCAGTATCAGGACCTGACCACCTGGTTTACTGATGTCATTTTTAATGTCAGCTCGGTGATGTCAACAACTGCTTATACTAATATGGATTTGACGGTGTGGCCGGTGTTTAGCCAGATAATTCTACTCTTTTTAATGTTTTCTGGGGCCATGTCAGGTTCTACGACTTCAGGTTTGAAAGTTGCTCGGGTAGCTATTTTTATTAAGGCAATCTATCGGGAAGTGCATCGCTTAATTTCACCCAGTCGTGTGGTGCCGCTAACTTTTGACGGCAAGGTGATTACCAAGGGTGTTTTGTACTCAGTCTGTTTTTATTTAATTACTTATTTAGGTGTTTTTCTGACCCTTATGCTAGTCTTGTCTCTTGATGTAGATACCTTTGCTTCAGCTTTTAATGCGACAATAGCAACCCTATCTAATATAGGTGGCTCGCTAGATTTGTTGGGTCCAGCCGATGACTATGCCTTATTGTCTAAAACATCTAAACTAGTCATGTGTTTAGGGATGATTATGGGTCGGTTAGAGATTTACCCAGTCTTGATTTTATTCTCTCGACGTACTTGGCAGCAAACTTAA
- the trkA gene encoding Trk system potassium transporter TrkA produces MEIVIVGGGELGRELSRDLNDEGHEITLIDNRPEIIDQLIEEVDIKGVVGSGTSIDIQREADVDRCRIFIAVTQSDEINLISSNIAKILGAEYCIVRARKEDYALQEPFMKKTFGLNALINQDRETAQHITNVVDFPAANYVEMFNHKKIHLVRIKAASFAEIVGMTMQQIRQQVPNVVVCVLTRAYETIIPRGDTVVLAEDELDVIASDRSLDQFAKLAGHNNELRFKSALVVGGSRVANYLLPAFHARGIRTKVIEQNEERAIALASRFTSVEVILGDGTDQDFLREHRIGNHDLVIALTDNDEENLMVSLFAYHEGVRKNVTKINQPQLTELIDLDHLDALISPRLTISDSIIRRVRTLSTNNRNHLVNYARLNSDQTEALEFIVVASDEVTRAPIKDLPIKDSVVIGAIIRDGEMIFPTGDDYFVAEDHVLIISVGEKMLTLDHILKKHSPSFYQRLLNWGREQE; encoded by the coding sequence ATGGAAATCGTAATTGTGGGCGGGGGAGAGCTAGGCCGCGAGCTGAGTCGAGACCTCAATGATGAGGGACATGAAATTACCCTAATCGATAATCGACCTGAGATTATTGATCAATTAATAGAAGAAGTGGATATCAAGGGGGTAGTGGGGTCAGGGACTTCAATAGATATTCAAAGGGAGGCCGATGTTGACCGCTGCCGGATCTTCATCGCTGTCACCCAATCTGATGAAATTAATCTGATTTCTTCTAATATTGCTAAAATATTGGGTGCAGAATATTGTATTGTTAGGGCACGTAAGGAAGATTATGCCTTGCAAGAGCCTTTTATGAAAAAAACTTTTGGCCTTAATGCCCTAATTAATCAAGACCGGGAGACTGCCCAGCACATTACTAATGTAGTTGATTTTCCGGCAGCCAATTATGTTGAAATGTTCAATCATAAAAAGATACATCTGGTCCGTATTAAAGCGGCAAGTTTCGCTGAAATTGTCGGTATGACGATGCAACAAATTCGCCAACAGGTGCCTAATGTGGTTGTCTGTGTTTTAACCAGAGCTTATGAGACCATCATTCCCCGTGGGGATACGGTGGTCTTGGCTGAAGATGAGCTAGATGTGATTGCATCTGACCGGTCTCTAGACCAGTTTGCTAAGCTGGCTGGGCATAATAATGAACTTCGCTTTAAAAGCGCCTTAGTAGTAGGAGGGAGTCGCGTAGCCAACTATCTCCTACCGGCTTTTCATGCACGCGGTATTCGTACCAAAGTGATTGAGCAGAATGAAGAACGAGCCATTGCCCTAGCTTCACGTTTTACTAGTGTCGAGGTAATTTTAGGTGATGGCACGGACCAAGATTTTTTACGAGAACACCGCATTGGCAACCATGATTTGGTGATTGCCTTAACTGATAACGATGAAGAAAACCTAATGGTCTCCCTTTTTGCCTACCATGAAGGGGTAAGGAAAAATGTGACTAAAATTAACCAACCTCAATTAACAGAGTTAATAGATTTAGACCATTTGGACGCCTTGATTTCGCCGCGTTTGACGATATCTGACTCTATAATCCGCCGCGTTAGAACCTTATCAACCAATAATCGCAATCATTTAGTTAACTATGCGCGCCTTAATAGTGACCAGACTGAAGCCCTAGAGTTTATCGTAGTAGCTTCAGATGAGGTGACTAGGGCGCCAATTAAGGACCTCCCTATTAAAGATAGCGTCGTTATTGGGGCCATTATCCGTGATGGAGAAATGATTTTCCCGACAGGTGATGATTATTTTGTGGCTGAAGACCATGTCCTCATTATCTCTGTAGGAGAAAAAATGCTGACCTTAGACCATATTTTGAAAAAACATAGTCCAAGTTTTTATCAACGTCTACTTAATTGGGGGAGGGAGCAAGAATAA
- a CDS encoding FUSC family protein, with amino-acid sequence MHIMVKEAFHYRKPSEFSNWRLLAAGLCILIVNLTGFFLNNYQINALASLGVFTFLNYQSTDGSRITKRLISVGVMIILAHFLGMVSHFISWTEPLLIALIAFSSRMIYRMLHFDKPGDIFIILVAAVGTTIKTPIAAIPANTLYVTFGVVVSIIIGYLTLRIEGAPRQVLLPTHSLRNRIFADPRMVIDAWFYAVTLFLASYLNSAWGLGAYSWVTVSCSAILQGNTLKHIINRNNQRIIGTCMGLVVAALVVNIPMANLVRIGLIVILYMTTEFFMPRNYAIGIFFVTIQVMFQISLTAPEIGYAILGARFLGIFIGSLLGVISASWQYRLHHFYAQSLVHERTYDKDLEASLDDEAHQQANLPN; translated from the coding sequence ATGCATATAATGGTTAAAGAAGCTTTTCACTATCGTAAACCTAGTGAATTTTCAAATTGGCGCCTATTGGCAGCTGGGCTTTGTATTTTAATCGTCAACCTGACAGGTTTTTTCCTTAATAACTACCAAATCAATGCCCTTGCGAGTCTGGGCGTTTTTACTTTTCTTAACTACCAGTCTACCGACGGATCGCGCATCACGAAGCGCCTCATATCAGTGGGTGTCATGATTATTTTGGCCCACTTCTTAGGTATGGTTTCTCATTTTATAAGCTGGACCGAGCCTTTGCTTATTGCCTTAATCGCCTTCTCTAGCCGGATGATCTACCGCATGCTGCACTTCGACAAACCAGGTGATATCTTTATTATTCTAGTTGCTGCAGTCGGAACAACAATCAAAACCCCAATTGCTGCAATTCCAGCTAACACACTGTATGTCACTTTTGGTGTGGTTGTCTCAATTATCATTGGCTATTTGACTTTAAGAATTGAAGGAGCACCACGACAGGTATTATTGCCCACTCACTCTTTAAGAAATCGTATTTTTGCCGACCCGCGAATGGTAATTGATGCGTGGTTTTATGCAGTGACCCTCTTTCTGGCATCATACCTCAATTCAGCCTGGGGGCTAGGTGCCTATTCTTGGGTAACCGTATCCTGCTCAGCTATTTTGCAAGGCAACACCCTGAAACATATTATCAACCGAAATAATCAGCGAATTATCGGTACCTGTATGGGTTTGGTAGTCGCTGCCCTAGTCGTCAATATCCCCATGGCCAATCTGGTTCGTATTGGCTTGATTGTCATTCTTTATATGACCACTGAATTTTTTATGCCCCGCAACTATGCCATTGGGATTTTCTTTGTCACCATCCAGGTGATGTTCCAAATATCCCTAACTGCCCCAGAAATTGGCTATGCTATCTTGGGCGCCCGCTTTTTAGGTATTTTTATCGGTTCTCTCTTAGGTGTGATATCCGCATCTTGGCAATACCGTCTCCACCACTTCTATGCCCAATCGCTTGTCCATGAGCGGACCTATGACAAAGATCTTGAGGCTAGTCTCGATGATGAAGCCCACCAACAAGCTAATCTTCCCAACTAG
- a CDS encoding ABC transporter permease: MTIQDIIVLIISNALMYAAPMIFTAIGAVFSERSGVVNIGLEGIMVVGAFVAALVNLSLGTASLSPWLALLVGGLAGLLYSLIHAVATVSLRADHTISGTVLNLAATGLAVFLCRAILGRAQTGPLAQTFGVTTIPVLSRIPLLGPLLFTHTSLPAWLGLVLAVLASFILYKTKFGLHLRSAGEHPLAAETVGINVYAMKYAGVLISGFLAGIGGAIQVQAVTNDFSATTVAGQGFMAMAAMVLGAWHPLGAAGAAIFFGFAQSLAVIGAYIPVINQLPSVVLKIFPYLLTILVVSFVTSKGKAPKANGKVYVRRQ; the protein is encoded by the coding sequence ATGACAATTCAAGATATTATTGTTCTAATTATTTCTAATGCCCTCATGTATGCTGCACCAATGATTTTTACCGCAATCGGGGCTGTTTTTTCTGAGCGGTCTGGTGTTGTAAATATTGGTTTAGAAGGAATTATGGTAGTGGGCGCTTTTGTAGCTGCCTTGGTCAATCTATCACTAGGAACGGCTAGTCTAAGTCCCTGGTTGGCCTTGCTTGTTGGTGGTTTGGCAGGCTTACTTTATTCGCTCATACATGCTGTTGCAACAGTATCGCTACGGGCTGACCACACAATTTCTGGTACTGTCCTAAATCTAGCAGCTACCGGCTTAGCGGTGTTTCTTTGCCGAGCTATTTTAGGTCGCGCGCAAACTGGTCCCTTGGCACAAACTTTTGGGGTAACAACAATCCCAGTATTGAGCCGTATCCCTTTACTAGGCCCACTATTATTCACCCATACTTCTTTGCCAGCTTGGTTGGGTTTGGTCTTAGCTGTTTTGGCTAGTTTCATTCTTTATAAGACTAAATTTGGTTTGCACCTGCGTTCAGCTGGGGAACACCCTTTGGCAGCTGAAACTGTTGGTATCAATGTTTATGCCATGAAGTATGCAGGTGTGCTTATTTCCGGTTTTCTAGCAGGTATTGGGGGCGCTATCCAAGTTCAAGCTGTTACCAATGACTTTTCAGCCACAACGGTTGCTGGTCAAGGCTTTATGGCTATGGCAGCCATGGTTTTAGGTGCTTGGCATCCTTTAGGTGCAGCTGGTGCAGCTATTTTCTTCGGCTTTGCCCAGTCACTCGCTGTTATTGGCGCCTACATTCCTGTGATCAATCAATTACCTAGCGTGGTACTTAAAATATTCCCTTATCTATTAACTATTTTGGTGGTTAGTTTTGTTACTAGTAAAGGCAAAGCTCCTAAAGCTAACGGTAAGGTATATGTTCGTCGTCAATAG
- a CDS encoding manganese-dependent inorganic pyrophosphatase: MQKILVFGHQNPDTDAITSAISYSYYLSQSNQEVEPEPVALGPVNPETQFALDYFNQPAPRVIETAANEVDLVALVDHNESQQSVSDIKEVSVYSVVDHHRIANFETADPILYVALPVGCTQTVIYQMMKFAGVKPTKEIAGLMIAGIVSDTLLFQSPTTTDQDKKTAEALAEIAEIDLQAFGLDLLKAGANVDDKSALEIAEGDAKSFPMGDYSIRIGQINVVDVADVLKRKDEILAVMQSESIDHSYDAFLLVVTNILTNDSVGLYVGNENLQASFEAAFNTKIDQQTLDLPGVVSRKKQVVPPLTKAIED, translated from the coding sequence TTGCAAAAGATTTTAGTTTTTGGCCATCAGAATCCTGATACCGATGCCATTACCTCAGCTATTTCCTATAGTTACTATCTCAGCCAAAGTAATCAAGAGGTAGAACCTGAACCAGTTGCTTTAGGACCTGTTAATCCTGAAACCCAGTTTGCGCTAGACTATTTTAATCAACCAGCACCTCGCGTGATTGAGACTGCTGCCAACGAAGTAGATTTAGTTGCCTTGGTTGACCATAATGAAAGCCAACAGTCAGTCAGCGATATAAAAGAGGTCAGCGTTTATTCTGTAGTTGACCACCACCGGATTGCTAACTTTGAAACAGCTGATCCGATTCTTTATGTTGCCCTACCAGTAGGCTGTACCCAAACTGTTATCTATCAAATGATGAAATTTGCTGGAGTTAAGCCAACTAAGGAAATTGCTGGCTTAATGATTGCTGGTATTGTTTCTGACACCCTCTTATTCCAGTCACCAACAACAACTGACCAGGACAAAAAAACGGCTGAAGCCTTGGCTGAAATTGCTGAAATAGACCTACAAGCCTTTGGTTTAGACCTTTTAAAAGCCGGCGCCAATGTGGATGATAAATCTGCCCTGGAAATTGCCGAGGGCGATGCTAAATCTTTCCCAATGGGAGATTATAGTATTCGGATAGGACAGATTAACGTTGTTGATGTTGCAGATGTCTTAAAACGTAAAGATGAGATTCTTGCCGTAATGCAGTCAGAATCAATTGATCATTCTTATGATGCATTCTTATTAGTTGTAACTAACATCTTAACGAATGATTCGGTTGGCCTTTATGTTGGTAATGAAAATCTACAGGCTAGCTTTGAAGCAGCATTTAATACTAAAATTGACCAACAGACCCTTGACTTGCCTGGAGTTGTATCACGTAAAAAACAAGTAGTGCCACCTTTAACCAAGGCAATTGAAGACTAA
- the rpiA gene encoding ribose-5-phosphate isomerase RpiA: MKAKQIVGQAAAKYVKDGMILGLGTGSTAYYFVAELGRMVKEEGLKVTGVATSNRTADQARELGIPLKSVDEVDRIDLTVDGADEFDPQLNGIKGGGGALLIEKIVATYSDQVIWITDDSKKVNQLGAFPLPVEVIKEGSQQLYQLFADRGYQPSIRLDEAGNKYRTDNDNYIIDLALEKIDNPDQLAQELINLVGVVEHGLFIDICQRVIYADNGGHIVELER, from the coding sequence ATGAAAGCCAAACAAATTGTCGGACAAGCGGCAGCTAAATATGTTAAAGATGGTATGATTCTGGGTTTAGGGACAGGGTCAACTGCTTATTATTTTGTTGCAGAGTTAGGTCGGATGGTCAAGGAAGAGGGGCTCAAGGTAACTGGGGTGGCCACCTCTAATCGGACGGCTGATCAAGCGCGTGAATTAGGCATCCCGCTCAAGAGCGTTGACGAGGTCGACCGGATTGATTTAACAGTCGATGGTGCTGATGAGTTTGATCCGCAATTGAATGGTATCAAAGGCGGGGGTGGCGCTCTGTTAATAGAAAAAATTGTGGCCACTTACTCTGATCAGGTAATTTGGATTACTGATGATTCTAAAAAGGTTAACCAATTAGGGGCCTTCCCACTGCCAGTAGAGGTTATTAAAGAAGGTAGCCAGCAACTTTACCAGCTGTTCGCTGACCGCGGTTACCAGCCTAGCATCCGCTTGGATGAAGCTGGAAATAAATATCGCACTGATAATGATAACTATATTATTGATTTAGCCTTAGAAAAGATTGATAACCCTGACCAACTGGCCCAAGAGTTAATTAATTTGGTCGGCGTTGTTGAACATGGCCTATTTATTGATATTTGCCAGCGGGTCATTTATGCTGATAATGGCGGCCATATCGTAGAATTAGAAAGATGA
- a CDS encoding lipoate--protein ligase, whose protein sequence is MIIVENIRNGQVSHDLAQAMALQIWALNHLDKREDYVFPYRVGPAVQIGKFQNVFAEVNQPYLDENNIDLVRRETGGGAIYMEPSQINFVFQMAAEDRLADNFKKIYQPAIAALQELGVDQVTMSGRNDLEIDGHKVSGAAVSVSHGRLYGGYSLLLDTDAEAMAKALRPNLKKLASKGVKSVRRRVTTIRDFLAPVYQDMTGEEFSDFILARLVGVDDLSQAHYYFLNDQEWAQVDQLVAEKFGNWSWNYGQSPDYDYQNDGRFKAGTVEVRLQVNQGYIKAIKIYGDFFGNQEISDLEAALVGHKFDSQGLEAALNTIDLDQYISGLEKTEFINLILGK, encoded by the coding sequence GTGATTATTGTTGAAAATATTAGAAATGGCCAGGTAAGTCACGATTTAGCTCAAGCCATGGCTTTACAAATTTGGGCCTTAAACCATTTGGATAAGCGTGAAGATTATGTTTTTCCCTACCGAGTTGGTCCAGCCGTCCAGATTGGAAAATTTCAAAATGTCTTTGCGGAAGTTAACCAACCCTACTTAGACGAAAATAATATTGATTTAGTTCGTCGGGAAACGGGTGGAGGAGCCATTTATATGGAACCTAGTCAAATTAATTTCGTGTTTCAGATGGCTGCTGAAGATAGATTAGCAGATAATTTTAAGAAAATTTACCAGCCAGCTATCGCTGCCCTACAGGAATTAGGAGTTGACCAGGTGACCATGTCTGGGCGCAACGATCTTGAAATTGATGGCCATAAGGTGTCGGGTGCGGCCGTTTCTGTCAGCCACGGTCGACTTTATGGGGGGTACTCATTGTTGCTAGATACAGATGCTGAAGCGATGGCAAAAGCACTTAGGCCCAATTTGAAGAAACTAGCATCAAAAGGAGTTAAGTCAGTGCGCCGGCGGGTAACCACAATTCGTGACTTTTTGGCACCTGTATATCAAGATATGACAGGTGAGGAGTTTTCAGATTTTATCTTGGCCCGGTTAGTTGGTGTTGATGATTTGAGTCAAGCTCACTACTACTTTTTAAACGACCAAGAATGGGCCCAGGTTGATCAATTGGTAGCTGAAAAATTCGGCAACTGGAGTTGGAACTATGGTCAGTCACCAGACTATGACTATCAAAATGATGGGCGTTTTAAGGCCGGAACTGTAGAGGTGAGACTTCAAGTTAACCAAGGCTATATTAAGGCAATCAAAATTTATGGTGACTTTTTTGGTAACCAAGAAATTAGTGACTTAGAAGCAGCCTTGGTTGGCCACAAGTTTGACAGCCAGGGCTTGGAGGCGGCCTTAAATACTATTGATTTAGACCAATATATATCTGGCTTAGAAAAGACTGAATTCATCAATCTAATCCTTGGTAAATAG